Proteins from one Mycolicibacter virginiensis genomic window:
- a CDS encoding PDR/VanB family oxidoreductase: MGEIPADVPPQLYGRWRHDPLLRASNLLAKIAFPAFSVLMRRWKLAEPDRTRELRVARREIVAHDKDVVALTLVAADGKPLARWTPGAHLDLLLPSGKMREYSLCGDPADSDSYRIAVRRIPDGGGGSIEVHDTLQPGATVTIKGPRNGMPMAVPGFGSPAQRLRFVAGGIGITPILPMMRAAERLGLDWSMIYTGRSADSIPFIDEVQQFGDKVAVRTDDTYGLPTAADLIGDAPVPTALYACGPPAMLEVLRQGLIGRTDVELHYERFFAPPVLDGKPFTVTLAKSGTVVPVDAEQTALAAILQVQPATPYSCKQGFCGTCRVRVLDGEIDHRDQTLTDTERANGDMLICISRAAGDHLIIDA, from the coding sequence CTGGGCGAGATTCCGGCCGACGTTCCGCCGCAGCTGTACGGGCGGTGGCGCCACGACCCCCTGCTGCGGGCCTCGAATCTGCTGGCCAAGATCGCCTTCCCGGCGTTCAGCGTGTTGATGCGCCGCTGGAAACTGGCCGAGCCGGATCGCACGCGCGAGTTGCGGGTGGCCCGGCGTGAGATCGTGGCCCACGACAAAGACGTGGTGGCGTTGACCCTGGTCGCCGCCGACGGCAAGCCGCTGGCCCGCTGGACACCCGGCGCGCATCTGGACCTGCTGCTGCCCTCCGGCAAGATGCGGGAGTACTCGCTGTGTGGAGACCCCGCCGACTCCGACAGCTACCGCATCGCGGTGCGCCGCATCCCCGACGGCGGCGGTGGGTCGATCGAGGTGCACGACACGTTGCAGCCCGGCGCCACGGTCACGATCAAGGGACCCCGCAACGGCATGCCGATGGCCGTTCCCGGTTTCGGTTCGCCGGCGCAGCGTCTCCGCTTCGTCGCCGGCGGTATTGGGATCACCCCGATCCTGCCGATGATGCGCGCCGCTGAACGCCTGGGACTGGACTGGTCGATGATCTACACCGGCCGCTCGGCCGACTCCATCCCGTTCATCGATGAGGTGCAGCAGTTCGGCGACAAGGTGGCCGTCCGCACGGACGACACCTACGGGCTACCGACGGCCGCCGACTTGATCGGCGACGCGCCGGTGCCGACGGCGCTCTACGCGTGCGGCCCGCCGGCCATGCTCGAGGTGCTCCGTCAGGGGCTGATCGGCCGTACCGACGTAGAGCTGCACTACGAACGGTTCTTTGCCCCACCGGTTCTCGACGGCAAACCGTTCACCGTCACCCTCGCCAAAAGCGGCACCGTCGTCCCTGTCGACGCCGAACAGACCGCGTTGGCGGCGATCCTGCAGGTCCAGCCGGCCACCCCCTACTCATGCAAACAGGGATTCTGCGGCACCTGCCGGGTGCGGGTGCTCGACGGGGAGATCGACCACCGAGATCAGACCCTGACCGATACCGAACGCGCCAACGGCGACATGCTGATCTGCATCTCCCGCGCGGCCGGCGACCACCTCATCATTGACGCATGA
- the selD gene encoding selenide, water dikinase SelD: protein MTELRLTGYAHGGGCACKIPPGELEEAVRGLTGQSGENVLVGLDDGDDAAAVLVRDDLAVLSTADFFTPVVDDAYDWGRIAAANALSDIYAMGGRPVVAINLVGWPRETLPLELMTEVLRGGLAVAQQAGCPVIGGHSIDDPEPKYGMAVTGVADPNKLLRNDAAQPGLPLTLTKPLGVGLLNNRHKRTGEVFDDAIATMVGLNRDAAEAALSLGVRAATDVTGFGLLGHLYKMCRASGVGAVLDRSAVPMIAGAHEALRDGYVSGGTRRNLDWVRPHLRPGPGVTEDDLLLLADAQTSGGLLVVGELPGHPVIGHTLAGSGIDVV from the coding sequence ATGACCGAACTGCGATTGACCGGCTACGCCCACGGCGGCGGCTGCGCATGCAAGATTCCCCCCGGCGAGCTGGAGGAGGCGGTGCGCGGCCTGACCGGGCAGTCCGGCGAGAACGTTCTGGTCGGCCTCGACGACGGCGACGACGCCGCAGCCGTGCTGGTGCGCGACGACCTCGCCGTGCTGTCCACCGCTGACTTTTTCACCCCCGTCGTCGACGACGCCTACGACTGGGGCCGGATCGCTGCCGCCAATGCGCTCTCGGACATCTATGCGATGGGCGGACGCCCGGTGGTCGCGATCAATCTGGTCGGCTGGCCGCGGGAAACACTACCCCTGGAGTTGATGACGGAGGTGCTGCGCGGCGGTCTGGCGGTGGCGCAGCAGGCGGGCTGCCCGGTGATCGGCGGCCATTCCATCGACGACCCGGAGCCCAAGTACGGCATGGCGGTCACCGGGGTGGCCGATCCGAACAAGTTGCTGCGCAACGACGCCGCGCAGCCTGGCCTACCGCTGACCTTGACCAAGCCGCTGGGGGTGGGGCTGCTCAACAACCGGCACAAGCGCACCGGCGAGGTGTTCGACGACGCGATCGCGACCATGGTCGGACTCAACCGTGACGCCGCCGAAGCCGCACTGTCGCTCGGGGTGCGGGCGGCCACCGACGTCACCGGTTTCGGGCTACTCGGCCATCTGTACAAGATGTGCCGTGCCTCGGGGGTGGGTGCGGTGCTCGACCGATCTGCGGTGCCGATGATCGCCGGCGCGCACGAAGCGCTGCGCGATGGCTACGTCTCCGGTGGCACGCGCCGCAACCTGGACTGGGTGCGTCCGCACCTGCGCCCCGGCCCCGGCGTCACCGAGGACGACCTGCTGCTGCTGGCCGACGCTCAGACCTCCGGGGGCCTGCTGGTCGTCGGAGAGCTGCCCGGCCACCCGGTGATCGGACATACCCTGGCGGGCAGCGGAATTGACGTCGTGTGA
- the nrfD gene encoding NrfD/PsrC family molybdoenzyme membrane anchor subunit: MNMVSEGPRRGGGRRRRRGGGDGGREMPMVPDVQFSSYYGRPVVKPAPWSHEIAAYLFLGGLAGGSGLLAAGAQLTGRKVLRRNSRLAALVAIVLSAAALISDLGRPERFVNMLRTIKLTSPMSVGSWILSGFGAGASVAAAAEVDRLTGQRLPLGPLRGVLHAAEGPAGLEAAVFAAPLAVYTAVLLGDTATPTWHGAHRDLPFVFVSSASLASGGLAMLTTPVREAGPARRLAVLGVLGDVIATRAMEHRMDPIAAEPLQQGRAGAMLRWSERLAIAGGVGTLLGGRRRSVAALSGLALLGASALTRFGVFEAGMASAKDPRYTIEPQKRRLAERQAAGITGDSITTAD, from the coding sequence ATGAACATGGTGTCCGAAGGCCCCCGCCGCGGCGGCGGCAGACGCCGACGCCGGGGCGGCGGGGACGGTGGCCGTGAGATGCCGATGGTCCCCGACGTGCAGTTCAGCTCCTACTACGGCCGTCCGGTGGTCAAACCCGCACCGTGGTCGCACGAGATCGCCGCCTACCTGTTCCTGGGCGGACTGGCAGGCGGCTCCGGTCTGCTGGCCGCCGGCGCCCAGCTGACCGGACGAAAAGTGTTGCGGCGCAACTCCCGCCTGGCGGCGCTGGTCGCGATCGTGTTGAGTGCGGCGGCCCTGATCAGCGACCTCGGCCGTCCAGAGCGCTTCGTCAACATGCTGCGCACCATCAAACTGACGTCGCCGATGAGCGTGGGTTCGTGGATCCTGTCGGGGTTCGGTGCGGGCGCGTCGGTGGCGGCGGCCGCCGAGGTGGACCGGCTGACCGGCCAGCGGTTACCGCTGGGCCCGCTGCGCGGCGTGTTGCACGCGGCGGAGGGGCCGGCCGGATTGGAGGCTGCCGTGTTCGCGGCGCCGCTGGCCGTCTATACCGCGGTGCTGCTCGGCGACACCGCCACCCCGACCTGGCACGGCGCGCACCGCGACTTGCCGTTCGTGTTCGTCAGCTCGGCAAGTCTGGCCTCGGGCGGGCTGGCCATGCTGACCACCCCGGTGCGCGAGGCCGGCCCGGCGCGGCGATTGGCCGTGCTCGGGGTGCTCGGTGATGTCATCGCCACCAGGGCCATGGAACATCGGATGGACCCGATCGCCGCCGAGCCGCTGCAGCAGGGCCGGGCCGGCGCGATGCTGCGATGGAGCGAACGGTTGGCGATCGCCGGAGGTGTCGGGACACTCCTGGGCGGACGTCGCCGCAGCGTGGCAGCGTTGTCGGGGCTGGCGCTGCTAGGCGCCTCGGCGCTGACTCGTTTTGGGGTGTTCGAGGCCGGCATGGCCTCGGCCAAGGACCCGCGCTACACCATCGAGCCGCAGAAGCGCCGGCTGGCGGAGCGGCAGGCGGCGGGGATCACCGGGGATTCGATCACCACCGCCGATTAA
- a CDS encoding 4Fe-4S dicluster domain-containing protein, whose translation MGQLSGPTDPAADARWSPQHPRKGFFTDTSICIGCKACEVACKEWNHNPQDGPLELLGSSYDNTGALGASTWRHVAFIEQSRDRIEVARESGRQLINLGLPKMPGEPADAAPPDTDQFRWLMASDVCKHCTHAGCLDVCPTGSLFRTEFGTVVVQADVCNGCGNCVPACPFGVIERRTDGTAAPKAGRGPEPVPNTGVAQKCTLCYDRLVDGQTPACAQTCPTESIRFGDHDDLVQRARQRVAQLHAQGRTEARLYGANEHDGVGGTGSVFLLLDEPEVYGLPPDPRVGTADLPTMFKRSALAAAGMLAAAAVAFLGGRS comes from the coding sequence ATGGGCCAACTGTCCGGGCCGACCGACCCCGCCGCCGACGCCAGGTGGTCGCCACAGCACCCGCGCAAAGGGTTCTTCACCGACACGTCGATCTGCATCGGCTGCAAGGCCTGTGAGGTGGCGTGCAAGGAGTGGAACCACAACCCGCAGGACGGCCCGCTGGAGTTGCTCGGGTCGTCCTACGACAACACCGGTGCGCTGGGCGCCAGCACCTGGCGGCATGTGGCGTTCATCGAGCAGAGCCGTGACCGCATCGAGGTAGCCCGCGAGTCCGGCCGACAGTTGATCAACCTGGGTCTACCGAAGATGCCCGGCGAGCCGGCGGACGCCGCTCCGCCCGACACCGATCAGTTCCGCTGGCTGATGGCGTCCGACGTCTGCAAACACTGCACGCACGCGGGGTGTCTGGACGTGTGCCCCACGGGCTCGCTGTTCCGCACCGAGTTCGGCACGGTGGTGGTGCAGGCCGACGTCTGCAACGGCTGCGGCAATTGCGTGCCGGCGTGCCCGTTCGGGGTGATCGAGCGCCGCACCGACGGCACCGCCGCGCCGAAGGCCGGCCGCGGCCCAGAACCGGTGCCCAACACCGGGGTCGCCCAGAAGTGCACGCTCTGCTATGACCGGCTGGTCGACGGCCAGACGCCGGCGTGCGCGCAAACCTGCCCCACGGAGTCCATCCGGTTCGGCGATCACGACGACCTGGTGCAGCGGGCCCGGCAGCGGGTCGCCCAGTTGCATGCTCAGGGCCGCACCGAAGCCCGGCTCTACGGCGCCAATGAACATGACGGCGTCGGTGGCACCGGCTCGGTCTTCCTGTTGCTCGACGAGCCGGAGGTCTACGGGCTACCGCCCGACCCGCGGGTGGGCACCGCCGACCTGCCGACGATGTTCAAGCGATCGGCGCTGGCCGCGGCCGGCATGCTGGCCGCCGCGGCGGTCGCCTTCTTGGGGGGACGCTCATGA
- the fdh gene encoding formate dehydrogenase, giving the protein MVQRKFLEWPVIRQLRTGDVFGRGPAVTSEHTRNIAPRTATADRVVSSVCPYCAVGCGQRVYVKDEKVVQIEGDPNSPISRGRLCPKGSASEQLVNSPGRQISVLYRAPRATQWQPLELDTAIDMVAERFIASRRNAWQDHDADGRPLRRTMGIASLGGATLDNEENYIIKKLFTAAGVIQVDNQARIUHSATVPGLGASFGRGGATQTLQDMANADCIVIQGSNMAECHPVGFQWVEEAKARGAVVIHVDPRFTRTSAVCDKHIPIRAGSDVVLLGALINHVLTHDLWFREYVLAYTNAATLVSEDFRDTEDLGGLFSGFDPQTGQYDPSSWAYQSQGAGEEDIGSPGGGHEHGASASARSLGETLGSGGPALEHARVQRDETLQHPRTVFQILKRHYARYTPEMVRDVCGIDTAMFDYLARAVTANSGRERTTCFAYAVGWTQHTLGAQYIRTAAILQLLLGNVGRPGGGIMALRGHASIQGSTDIPTLYDMLPGYLPMPKAGRDDTLRQYLDRVGSKSQKGFWANADAYLVSLLKAWWGDAATADNDWAFDYLPRLTGPHGTYQAVTGMLNDEVEGYFLLGQNPAVGSANGRQQRLGMSHLKWLVVRDLNLIESATWWKDGPEIASGELCSQDNETEVFFLPAASHVEKAGTFTQTQRLLQWRHQAVAPPGDCISELEFFIKLGNRIRARLADSTDPRDRPLLDLVWDYPVDEHGDPDPEFVLAEINGHQLSGPDAGRCISGFTELRADGSTAGGCWIYAGVYGGGINQAARRVPRGGPSPSQSEWGWAWPADRRILYNRASADPDGVPWSERKRYVWWDAAAGRWTGNDVPDFVIDRAPGARPDPALGGPDALAGDDPFVMQPDGKGWLFAPKGVVDGPLPTHYEPQESPVANAVYRQQRNPARITFPRKDNLSAPSAGEPGADVYPYVFTTYRLTEHHTAGGMSRWLPYLAELQPEMFCEVSPALAAERGLDNFGWATIISPRAAIEARVLVTDRMTPLIVGGHTVHQIGLPYHWGVGGDAVVSGDAANDLLGVTLDPNVQIQESKAGSCDIRAGRRPHGEALLRLISEYQSRSGTTPETGNAAIDPEGRD; this is encoded by the coding sequence ATGGTTCAGCGAAAATTCCTGGAGTGGCCGGTAATCCGGCAACTGCGCACCGGCGACGTGTTCGGCCGCGGGCCGGCGGTCACCTCCGAGCACACCCGCAACATCGCGCCGCGAACCGCTACCGCCGACCGCGTGGTGAGCAGCGTCTGCCCCTATTGCGCGGTCGGCTGCGGCCAGCGCGTCTACGTCAAAGACGAGAAGGTCGTGCAGATCGAGGGCGATCCCAATTCGCCGATCTCGCGGGGGCGACTGTGTCCGAAAGGGTCGGCGAGCGAACAGCTGGTCAACTCGCCCGGCCGGCAGATCAGCGTGCTCTACCGGGCACCCCGCGCCACCCAGTGGCAGCCGCTGGAGCTGGACACCGCGATCGACATGGTGGCCGAGAGGTTCATCGCCTCGCGGCGCAACGCGTGGCAGGACCACGACGCTGATGGCCGGCCGTTGCGGCGCACCATGGGCATCGCTTCGCTGGGCGGCGCAACATTGGACAACGAAGAGAACTACATCATCAAGAAACTCTTCACCGCCGCAGGCGTGATACAGGTCGACAACCAAGCTCGTATTTGACACTCCGCCACGGTTCCCGGTCTGGGAGCCTCCTTCGGTCGCGGTGGAGCGACGCAAACCCTGCAAGACATGGCGAATGCCGACTGCATCGTCATCCAGGGTTCGAACATGGCCGAGTGCCATCCGGTGGGTTTCCAGTGGGTGGAGGAGGCCAAGGCCCGCGGCGCGGTGGTGATCCACGTCGACCCGCGGTTCACCCGCACGTCGGCGGTGTGCGACAAGCACATTCCGATCCGGGCCGGCTCCGATGTGGTGCTGTTGGGTGCGCTGATCAACCACGTACTCACCCACGACCTGTGGTTCCGTGAGTACGTGCTGGCCTACACCAATGCCGCGACCCTGGTCAGCGAGGACTTCCGCGACACCGAGGACTTGGGCGGGCTGTTCTCCGGCTTCGATCCGCAGACCGGGCAGTACGACCCGTCGAGCTGGGCCTATCAAAGCCAGGGAGCCGGCGAGGAGGACATCGGCTCGCCCGGCGGTGGCCATGAGCACGGCGCCAGCGCGTCGGCGCGCTCACTCGGTGAGACGCTCGGAAGCGGCGGGCCAGCCCTCGAACATGCCCGCGTGCAGCGCGACGAAACGCTGCAGCACCCGCGTACGGTTTTCCAGATCCTCAAGCGGCACTACGCGCGCTACACACCGGAGATGGTCCGCGACGTCTGCGGTATCGACACCGCGATGTTCGACTATCTGGCGCGCGCCGTGACGGCCAACTCGGGGCGTGAACGCACCACGTGTTTCGCCTATGCGGTGGGTTGGACGCAGCACACCCTGGGCGCGCAATACATCCGGACCGCGGCGATCCTGCAGCTGCTGCTGGGCAATGTGGGCCGGCCGGGCGGAGGGATCATGGCGCTGCGCGGGCACGCCAGCATTCAGGGGTCCACCGATATCCCCACGCTCTACGACATGCTGCCCGGCTATCTGCCGATGCCCAAAGCCGGGCGTGACGACACCCTGCGGCAGTATCTGGACCGGGTCGGATCGAAGAGCCAGAAAGGCTTTTGGGCCAACGCCGACGCGTATCTGGTCAGCCTGCTCAAGGCGTGGTGGGGGGACGCCGCGACCGCCGACAACGACTGGGCGTTTGACTACCTGCCCCGGCTGACCGGACCACACGGCACCTATCAGGCGGTGACCGGAATGCTGAACGACGAAGTGGAGGGCTACTTCCTGCTCGGCCAGAACCCGGCCGTCGGTTCGGCCAACGGCCGGCAACAGCGGTTGGGGATGTCGCACCTGAAGTGGCTGGTGGTGCGGGATCTGAACCTGATCGAGTCGGCCACCTGGTGGAAGGACGGCCCGGAGATCGCCTCCGGCGAGCTGTGCTCGCAAGACAACGAGACCGAGGTGTTCTTCCTGCCGGCGGCCAGTCACGTGGAGAAGGCCGGGACGTTCACCCAGACCCAGCGTCTACTGCAATGGCGCCATCAGGCCGTCGCTCCGCCGGGGGACTGCATCAGCGAGCTGGAGTTCTTTATCAAGCTGGGCAACCGAATTCGCGCTCGCCTGGCCGACTCCACCGATCCGCGGGATCGCCCGCTGTTGGATCTGGTGTGGGACTACCCGGTCGATGAGCACGGCGATCCCGATCCGGAGTTCGTGCTGGCCGAGATCAATGGCCATCAGTTGTCCGGTCCCGATGCCGGCCGGTGCATCTCGGGCTTCACCGAGCTGCGCGCCGATGGGTCCACCGCCGGCGGCTGCTGGATCTACGCCGGCGTCTACGGCGGTGGGATCAATCAGGCTGCCCGCCGGGTGCCTCGTGGCGGGCCTAGCCCCAGCCAGTCCGAATGGGGCTGGGCCTGGCCGGCTGATCGGCGGATCCTCTACAACCGCGCCTCGGCGGATCCGGACGGGGTGCCGTGGAGCGAACGTAAACGCTACGTGTGGTGGGACGCCGCGGCCGGCCGTTGGACGGGCAATGACGTGCCCGACTTTGTGATCGACCGCGCGCCGGGCGCTCGACCGGATCCGGCGTTGGGCGGTCCGGATGCGTTGGCCGGCGACGACCCGTTCGTCATGCAACCCGACGGCAAGGGGTGGTTGTTTGCCCCCAAGGGCGTGGTGGACGGGCCGTTGCCCACCCACTACGAGCCACAGGAGTCGCCGGTCGCCAACGCGGTCTATCGTCAGCAGCGCAATCCCGCCCGAATCACGTTCCCCCGCAAGGACAATCTGTCGGCACCCAGCGCCGGTGAGCCGGGCGCGGATGTTTATCCCTACGTGTTCACCACCTACCGACTGACCGAGCACCACACCGCCGGCGGCATGAGCCGCTGGCTGCCGTACCTGGCCGAGCTGCAACCGGAGATGTTCTGCGAGGTCTCCCCGGCGCTGGCCGCCGAGCGAGGCCTGGACAACTTCGGTTGGGCCACCATCATCTCGCCGCGGGCGGCGATCGAGGCCCGGGTGCTGGTGACCGACCGGATGACGCCATTGATCGTGGGCGGGCACACGGTGCACCAAATCGGGCTGCCGTATCACTGGGGAGTCGGTGGGGACGCGGTGGTCAGCGGCGATGCCGCCAACGATCTGCTCGGGGTGACGCTGGACCCCAACGTGCAGATCCAGGAATCGAAGGCCGGTTCGTGCGATATCCGGGCGGGCCGGCGGCCGCACGGTGAGGCGCTGCTGCGCCTGATCTCGGAGTATCAAAGCCGTTCCGGCACAACGCCGGAGACCGGCAATGCTGCTATAGATCCAGAAGGGCGGGACTGA
- the fdhD gene encoding formate dehydrogenase accessory sulfurtransferase FdhD: protein MSRITQRRRVSRLVAGDVTQRPETLAVEEPLEIRLGGAPLTVTMRTPGSDVELAQGFLLSEGIIGGRDDVVSARYCGESEADNTYNVLDVTLAPDVPPPAVDISRNFYATSSCGICGKASLDAVRLASRYRPGDDPVQVSAAALTAMPDQLRAAQDVFASTGGLHAAALFDFTAGGAMQVVREDIGRHNAVDKVIGWALERRRIPLSGTVLLVSGRASFELTQKAVMAGVPVLAAVSAPSSLAVDLAGECGLTLVAFLRGDSMNIYSRADRIIS from the coding sequence ATGAGTCGGATAACGCAGCGTCGGCGGGTCAGCCGCCTCGTCGCGGGGGATGTGACGCAGCGGCCCGAGACGCTGGCGGTGGAGGAACCGCTGGAGATCCGGCTGGGCGGCGCGCCGCTCACCGTCACGATGCGCACACCGGGATCGGATGTCGAGCTGGCGCAGGGCTTTCTGCTCTCCGAAGGGATCATCGGCGGGCGTGACGATGTGGTGAGCGCGCGTTACTGCGGCGAGTCGGAGGCCGACAACACCTACAACGTGCTCGATGTGACGCTGGCGCCGGACGTGCCGCCCCCGGCGGTGGACATCTCCCGGAACTTCTACGCCACCTCCTCCTGCGGTATCTGCGGCAAGGCCTCACTGGATGCAGTCCGCCTCGCCAGCCGGTATCGCCCGGGCGATGACCCGGTACAGGTTTCCGCGGCGGCGCTGACCGCGATGCCCGATCAGCTACGCGCCGCGCAAGACGTCTTCGCCAGCACCGGCGGCCTGCATGCCGCGGCGCTGTTCGACTTCACCGCCGGCGGCGCCATGCAGGTGGTGCGCGAGGACATCGGCCGGCACAACGCCGTCGACAAGGTGATCGGCTGGGCGCTCGAGCGGCGCCGGATACCCCTGTCGGGGACCGTGCTGCTGGTCAGCGGGCGGGCGTCGTTCGAGCTGACCCAGAAGGCGGTGATGGCCGGTGTCCCCGTACTGGCCGCCGTCTCCGCGCCGTCGTCGTTGGCGGTCGACTTGGCCGGCGAATGCGGGCTGACATTGGTCGCGTTTCTTCGTGGTGACTCGATGAACATCTACAGCCGGGCCGACCGCATCATCAGCTGA
- a CDS encoding PE family protein — MASHHQDRSRRINRRLISAGMTAGAFLVAGLAPISLAPAAHADLWDLFVDPIADVVDGGPAVDPFGDFGDLGLGSAEAGPLDFWQSINDSLQEWLASASGMQIAEMINQPFVYLFGRDLIGNGLDDFTDANTSLLGSTGMFGDLGDGGFLFGNGGAGAAGEVGVNDGVGWAGGSAGMFGDGGDGGAGAAGAAGGAGGDGGSMFGNGGSGGAGGDSTGVAVPGGDGGAGGNAGSWFGNGGNGGDGGLGLLGVQGVSAGAGSAGGNGGAGGNGASLGYGNGGDGGAGGTGGDGAAVSGSGTGGTGGGGGGGGGGGGGGGGGASGTNTAGGNGGRGGAGGSAALMSGNGGNGGDGGNGGYAGIRGPDSPGGQGGVGGQGGAGSMSGSNGETGTTGKTPGSHSGGGGGCVPNPGGGGPGGPGSGTGCNSG; from the coding sequence ATGGCCAGTCACCATCAGGATCGAAGTCGCCGGATCAACAGGCGACTGATCAGCGCCGGCATGACGGCCGGTGCGTTCTTGGTCGCCGGATTGGCGCCGATCAGCCTCGCGCCGGCCGCGCATGCCGACCTGTGGGACCTGTTCGTCGATCCGATAGCAGATGTCGTCGACGGCGGGCCGGCTGTCGACCCGTTCGGGGACTTCGGAGATCTGGGACTGGGCAGTGCCGAGGCTGGCCCGCTCGACTTCTGGCAGTCGATCAACGACTCGCTGCAGGAATGGCTCGCCAGCGCCTCCGGCATGCAGATCGCCGAGATGATCAACCAGCCGTTCGTGTATCTGTTCGGGCGGGACCTGATCGGCAATGGCCTCGACGACTTCACCGACGCGAATACCTCGCTGCTGGGCAGCACGGGCATGTTCGGTGATCTCGGTGACGGCGGTTTCCTGTTCGGCAACGGCGGGGCGGGGGCCGCCGGTGAGGTCGGCGTGAACGACGGCGTCGGCTGGGCGGGCGGCTCGGCCGGGATGTTCGGTGACGGCGGCGATGGCGGTGCGGGTGCGGCCGGCGCGGCCGGTGGTGCCGGTGGCGACGGCGGCAGCATGTTCGGCAACGGCGGCAGTGGGGGCGCCGGGGGCGATTCCACCGGCGTCGCGGTCCCCGGCGGTGACGGCGGCGCGGGCGGTAACGCCGGCTCGTGGTTCGGCAACGGCGGCAACGGCGGCGACGGCGGCCTCGGCTTGCTGGGCGTCCAGGGGGTGTCTGCTGGGGCCGGGAGCGCCGGCGGTAATGGTGGCGCCGGCGGTAACGGTGCATCCCTGGGCTACGGCAACGGCGGTGATGGCGGTGCCGGCGGTACGGGCGGCGACGGAGCCGCGGTAAGTGGCAGCGGAACCGGCGGAACCGGCGGCGGCGGTGGCGGCGGTGGCGGCGGAGGAGGTGGCGGGGGCGGCGGCGCCTCAGGCACCAATACCGCGGGCGGCAACGGCGGACGTGGTGGCGCGGGTGGCAGTGCCGCCTTGATGTCCGGCAACGGCGGCAACGGTGGTGACGGTGGCAACGGCGGCTACGCCGGGATCAGGGGGCCCGATAGCCCCGGTGGCCAGGGCGGCGTCGGTGGCCAAGGCGGAGCGGGCAGCATGAGCGGGAGCAACGGCGAAACCGGCACTACAGGGAAGACGCCCGGCAGCCATAGCGGCGGCGGTGGCGGATGTGTCCCCAACCCCGGTGGCGGCGGCCCGGGCGGGCCGGGCAGCGGTACGGGCTGTAATTCCGGCTAG